The Nostoc sp. PCC 7524 nucleotide sequence CAATCCGCCAAAGCACGGGATAGACGCAGAGAAATCCATGAGCAAGTTTGGAGACTGCGGTCTATTGGCTTATCAGGGCTAGCAATCGCTCAAGAGCTGGGAGTTTCTAAAACTACCGTATTCAATTACTTGCGTAGCTCAACTTTTACCGAACGTCGTGAACGTAGCGACCACGGTCTGAGTCTTCTCAACCCTTATCATGATTACCTCCTCAGTCGCTGGAATAGCGGGAACCACAACACCCAAGAACTGTTTGAAGAAATTCGCACCTGCGGCTATACCGGTAGTTATGCCACGGTCGCTCGCTTCACTCGTTATCTCAAGACCTTGCCCGGATTTGAGCCAGCAAAAGGTTCAAGAAAAAACGCTTCCCCCAGGGTTAGCTCTTGCGCCCATCGTCCTCTCACCCCCAGTCGCGTCACAGCTTTAGTCTTGCGACGACCAGAATTAATACAGCCTAATGAGCGTGAAGTCATCGCTCAACTACAAAAAGCCCATTCGGATTTGAAGTCAGCTATTGAACTAGCACAACAGTTTGCATCTCTTGTGCGTCAACGCCTGCCTGAGCAGCTCGATGCTTGGTTAAACAAAGCTAAAAACAGCTTGGTTTCTTTGTTGCGCTCCTTTGCTGTTAGTTTAGAGTCTGACTACGATGCTGTGAAAGCAGGTGTAACTATGTCAGTTAGTAATGGCCCAGTTGAAGGGCATATTAATCGACTGAAAATGTTAAAACGGCAGATGTATGGTCGCGCCAAGATAGACTTACTAGAACGACGATTTCTGTTGGCTATTTGAAAAGAAAATTTTGACAATTTACACTTGATTATATGAGTTATAGAAATCAGTTTATCTGGCAAAGGGCAGTTCAACTTGCTATCAATTGTTATAAATTTACCCGCCTATTTCCTCAGTCAGAATTGTACGGTTTAACTAGTCAAATACGCCGTTCATCCGTATCTGTAGCGTCTAATATAGCTGAAGGCTATGGTAGGCGTTCCAAACCAGAATATATCCAGTTTTTACATATTGCGCTAGGTTCTTTGAGAGAACTTGATACGCAATTAATCATTGCCAAAGAAGTAGATTTAGCTGATAAAGACCTTTTCACTCCCGTATTAAATGAAGTTGAGGAAATGCAAAGTATATTAGTTGCTACTTTAAACAAACTCAAGGGTTGAAATTATTACTTCTACTCTTCCGACTTCTGCCTTCTGCCCTCTGCCCTCTGCCTTCCCCCGGCTAAGATCACCAAAAGTTGCCAAGAACCTATTAACTGTGCTGCCAGTTCACTCACCTTAACTGCATCATGCCGGAAATTCACTGATACAATAAGGGTCTACTCACTCTTAGTATTCAGTATCAATATTCTGTCTGAAAAATATTTATTCAAATTTAGACAAATTTACTGGTGCTGACTCCATTATCTAGATTTTCATGAGCAGCGATATCCAACTCAGCCTCTTTAACGAAGAATCAAACTTTAACCAAAAAGAGCTGATTCCTACAGATGCCAAAATTCCTGTTCCGCCTGGAACATACACCCATATCACTGAGTTGGCACAACATTGCAATCAGTGCCATCGCTGTGAATTGGGTAACACCCGCACTCACGCCGTTGTCGGCCGAGGCAATCTCAAAGCACCAATTATGATTATTGGAGAAGCACCAGGTCAAAGTGAGGACGAAACTGGTTTACCCTTTGTTGGTAGGTCGGGGCAGTTGCTAGAGAAAATCCTGGCATCTGTAAATTTAAGTACCGAGCATGATGTATATATCGGTAATATTAATAAATGCCGGCCTCCTGGTAATCGAGTTCCTACTCCTGATGAAATGGCGGCTTGTTTACCGTATTTATTAGAACAAATTCGTCTTGTTGACCCTAAGATTATTTTGTTGACAGGTGCAACAGCAGTCAAAGGTATCACAGGAGATAAACGAGGAATTACTAAAATTCGGGGTCAATGGATGGAGTGGCAAGGGCGTTTGTGTATGCCGATTTTTCATCCATCCTACTTGCTGCGTAATCCTTCCAAAGAAAAAGGTAGTCCTAAATGGTTGATGTGGCAGGATATACAAATAGTCCGCGCTAAGTACGACGAGATGAGGAATAACAATGGCGGTGATAGCTGATTATGCTGCTGTTATTGAAGCTGTAACAGCAGTAAAAACTTTAAAAGGAGAATTAATTCGTGTCGTCCGTCCTAAAATTTGAGTAAGTATTATGGCGAAAAATAGTTGTAGAAGTTAAAGCCGAGAACTCCTTAAACTGCCTGCTTGACAATCTCGCAGCCAAGCTTTGATACCTTGGGCAACTGTACCGTTGCTACTATCCCGTGGAGGTGATGGCGGCTGCTTTTGGGGATAAGAACCAGTTTGAGTAAACATCATGACAAACCGCCAATTATCTTGAGTTCTTGTCAGTAATAACCAGTGAAATTCTTGTGATTCCACCACTTTTTGATTAATGTACTGTC carries:
- a CDS encoding four helix bundle protein; this translates as MSYRNQFIWQRAVQLAINCYKFTRLFPQSELYGLTSQIRRSSVSVASNIAEGYGRRSKPEYIQFLHIALGSLRELDTQLIIAKEVDLADKDLFTPVLNEVEEMQSILVATLNKLKG
- a CDS encoding uracil-DNA glycosylase; translated protein: MSSDIQLSLFNEESNFNQKELIPTDAKIPVPPGTYTHITELAQHCNQCHRCELGNTRTHAVVGRGNLKAPIMIIGEAPGQSEDETGLPFVGRSGQLLEKILASVNLSTEHDVYIGNINKCRPPGNRVPTPDEMAACLPYLLEQIRLVDPKIILLTGATAVKGITGDKRGITKIRGQWMEWQGRLCMPIFHPSYLLRNPSKEKGSPKWLMWQDIQIVRAKYDEMRNNNGGDS